The Methanomassiliicoccales archaeon genome includes a region encoding these proteins:
- the hisC gene encoding histidinol-phosphate transaminase: protein MDKNWIRSSCRDLQLYYNPQVGDKLRMDTSTNALGANPAGQRALKECASLDVGQYPSTYGDGLRGALAELYKLRPENFVVGNGSDEALDIIIKTFVEPGEMVITAHPAYVLHSFFVKINGGRTVTVDLDDEFQLVVEKMNDAKGKLALICTPNNPTSNTFRLDDVKAVIEGNDRPVVVDEAYGEYAGMSFIPLVKKYDNLIVTRTFSKAYGLAGMRVGYLVAGEEMAEALQKVKIPYSLNMIGERVAMAALKDREFLERSVRVVKEERPYLERGLRYLGFDVFPSEANYMLFRSTVPSDALTSKLADKGVLVRDFGKERRLENCVRTTIGTREMNSTLLRKIGEVLG, encoded by the coding sequence ATGGACAAGAACTGGATACGCAGCAGCTGCCGGGACCTGCAGCTCTACTACAACCCCCAGGTGGGGGACAAGCTGCGCATGGACACCAGCACCAACGCCCTGGGGGCCAACCCCGCCGGGCAACGTGCGCTCAAGGAATGCGCCTCGCTGGACGTTGGACAGTACCCGAGCACCTACGGAGACGGGCTGAGGGGCGCTCTCGCGGAGCTGTACAAGCTGCGTCCGGAGAACTTCGTGGTGGGCAACGGTTCCGACGAAGCGTTGGACATCATCATCAAGACCTTCGTGGAGCCGGGCGAGATGGTCATCACCGCCCACCCTGCGTACGTATTGCACTCCTTCTTCGTGAAGATTAACGGCGGGCGGACCGTCACCGTAGACCTGGACGACGAGTTCCAGCTGGTCGTAGAGAAGATGAACGACGCCAAAGGAAAGCTGGCGCTTATCTGCACGCCTAACAACCCCACCTCCAACACTTTTCGCCTGGACGACGTCAAGGCAGTCATCGAAGGGAACGACCGTCCGGTGGTGGTGGACGAGGCCTACGGGGAGTACGCCGGTATGTCCTTCATCCCCCTGGTCAAGAAGTATGACAACCTAATCGTCACCCGGACGTTCTCGAAAGCGTACGGACTGGCGGGTATGCGCGTGGGCTACCTGGTCGCGGGCGAGGAGATGGCCGAAGCCCTGCAGAAGGTCAAGATCCCCTACTCGCTCAACATGATAGGGGAGAGGGTGGCCATGGCCGCCTTGAAGGACCGGGAGTTCCTGGAGAGGAGCGTGCGCGTCGTGAAGGAGGAGAGGCCGTACCTGGAGAGGGGGCTGAGGTACCTGGGATTCGATGTGTTCCCCTCCGAGGCTAACTACATGCTGTTCCGTTCCACGGTGCCCTCGGACGCGCTGACCAGTAAACTGGCGGACAAGGGCGTGCTGGTGCGGGACTTCGGCAAGGAGCGCCGCCTGGAGAATTGCGTACGGACGACCATAGGCACCAGGGAGATGAACTCCACCTTATTGCGCAAGATCGGGGAGGTCCTAGGGTAA
- a CDS encoding imidazoleglycerol-phosphate dehydratase: MVRKAELVRKTRETEVRIVLELDGVGETRVECDDQFLRHMVETLGRYANFNLTVQATGDDVHHLVEDVAIVLGKTLRQSLGETPIERTASSLMPMDDALVQVVVDIIERPYADLDCPDPLYTHFLRSFAMSSDITLHVLILRGYDEHHLIEATFKALGKALQAAVRPRSKELSTKDRPKVSKR; encoded by the coding sequence ATGGTAAGGAAAGCGGAGTTGGTGCGCAAGACCCGGGAGACCGAGGTGCGCATCGTGCTGGAACTGGACGGGGTGGGAGAGACCAGGGTGGAGTGCGACGACCAGTTCCTGCGCCATATGGTCGAGACCCTGGGCCGCTACGCCAATTTCAACCTGACCGTGCAGGCCACGGGCGACGACGTGCACCACCTGGTGGAGGATGTTGCTATAGTCCTAGGCAAGACGTTGAGGCAGAGCCTGGGCGAGACGCCCATCGAGCGCACCGCCTCCTCCCTCATGCCCATGGACGACGCCCTAGTGCAGGTGGTGGTGGACATAATCGAAAGGCCGTACGCCGACCTGGACTGCCCCGACCCGCTGTACACCCACTTCCTCCGCAGCTTCGCCATGTCCTCGGACATCACCCTGCACGTGCTGATATTGCGGGGGTACGACGAGCACCACCTCATCGAGGCCACCTTCAAAGCCTTAGGAAAGGCCCTCCAGGCCGCGGTGAGGCCGCGGTCCAAGGAGCTCAGCACCAAGGACCGCCCCAAGGTGAGCAAGAGATGA
- a CDS encoding 4Fe-4S binding protein gives MVKKKFMLGFTPDLVNEPVVYHLVKDYDLRINILRAEVREMGGRLLMEVEGKAASIRDAVRFLNEARVDVQELTNYVDKDEGRCTHCGMCISICPVEALTMDRSVWKVRYDAEKCIACGMCIDACPPGAMNFRI, from the coding sequence ATGGTCAAGAAGAAGTTCATGCTCGGATTCACCCCCGACCTGGTCAACGAGCCGGTCGTATACCACCTGGTCAAGGACTACGACCTGCGGATCAACATCCTGCGGGCGGAGGTCCGGGAGATGGGCGGACGATTGCTCATGGAGGTCGAGGGCAAGGCCGCCAGCATCAGGGACGCGGTTCGATTCTTGAACGAGGCCAGGGTCGACGTGCAGGAGCTGACCAACTACGTGGACAAGGACGAGGGGCGCTGCACCCATTGCGGCATGTGCATCTCCATTTGTCCAGTGGAGGCCCTGACCATGGACCGTTCGGTATGGAAGGTGCGCTATGACGCCGAGAAGTGCATCGCCTGCGGGATGTGCATCGACGCCTGCCCGCCAGGAGCGATGAACTTCCGAATATGA
- a CDS encoding histidinol phosphate phosphatase domain-containing protein: MRAELHTHTLMSDGELLPIELARRALVKGTKTLAFTDHASLSNLERIISEGRRDADLATEWGMKVLVGVEITHVPVRRIDEVVSKARKLGAEIVVIHGETISEPVEKGTNLAAVMNPEVDILAHPGFITLEEAQHARDNGVVLEITSRGSHCKTNGHVARMAQQAGAHMVVNTDAHSPGDLIDLVTATQIALAAGLTREEADRALVETPQMIVKRRCRT, encoded by the coding sequence ATGAGGGCCGAACTGCACACCCACACTCTGATGAGCGACGGCGAGCTGCTCCCGATCGAGCTGGCGCGCCGCGCCCTGGTAAAGGGAACGAAGACCTTGGCGTTCACCGATCACGCCTCGCTGAGCAACCTGGAACGGATCATTTCCGAAGGAAGGAGGGACGCCGACCTGGCCACCGAATGGGGCATGAAAGTGCTGGTCGGAGTGGAGATAACGCACGTTCCCGTGCGCCGCATCGACGAGGTCGTTTCCAAAGCACGCAAGCTGGGGGCGGAGATCGTGGTGATTCACGGTGAAACGATAAGCGAGCCGGTGGAGAAGGGGACCAACCTGGCGGCGGTCATGAACCCCGAGGTGGACATCCTGGCGCACCCTGGGTTCATCACCCTGGAGGAAGCACAGCATGCCCGGGACAACGGCGTGGTGCTGGAGATAACCTCCCGCGGCTCGCACTGCAAGACCAACGGGCACGTGGCCCGCATGGCCCAGCAGGCCGGGGCCCACATGGTGGTCAACACCGACGCGCACAGCCCGGGGGACCTGATAGACCTGGTCACGGCCACGCAGATCGCGCTGGCCGCCGGTCTTACCAGGGAAGAGGCCGACCGCGCGCTGGTGGAGACGCCCCAGATGATAGTCAAGAGGAGGTGCCGCACCTGA
- the hisH gene encoding imidazole glycerol phosphate synthase subunit HisH, translating into MLKVTMADYGVGNLHSIRKALELCGAQVTVIDDMSKLPEAECIVLPGVGAFDKTLERLLPHRDVIVDRLEDGVPCLGVCIGMQILFEGSEEGTSPGLGYLKGRVVRLKAPRVPHMGWNRVESEDHIMRNISEPYFYFAHSYHGRPEDYSDVGHTDYYGEFPTLFHKGNTYGTQFHPEKSSAAGLEFLNGFVRFAEECR; encoded by the coding sequence ATGCTGAAGGTCACCATGGCCGACTACGGGGTCGGCAACCTGCACAGCATACGCAAGGCCCTGGAGCTCTGCGGGGCGCAGGTGACCGTCATCGATGACATGTCCAAGCTGCCGGAGGCCGAGTGCATCGTGCTTCCCGGCGTGGGGGCCTTCGACAAGACCTTGGAGCGGCTGCTGCCCCACCGGGACGTGATAGTGGACCGCCTGGAGGACGGCGTGCCCTGCCTGGGGGTGTGCATCGGCATGCAGATACTGTTCGAGGGGAGCGAGGAAGGAACGAGCCCTGGGCTCGGTTATTTGAAAGGCAGGGTTGTGCGGCTGAAGGCACCCCGGGTCCCGCACATGGGCTGGAACCGTGTGGAGTCGGAGGACCACATCATGCGCAACATCAGCGAGCCGTACTTCTATTTCGCCCACTCCTACCACGGCCGCCCGGAGGACTACTCCGACGTTGGCCATACCGATTATTACGGGGAGTTCCCCACCTTGTTCCACAAGGGGAACACCTACGGGACGCAGTTCCACCCGGAGAAGAGCTCCGCGGCCGGACTGGAGTTCCTGAACGGCTTCGTGCGCTTCGCGGAGGAGTGCAGATGA
- a CDS encoding UPF0280 family protein, whose translation MRKHFEIRETAVTIEAAEEYLSMAETAIMDARQQVEAYIAKDEYFKTTFDPYPVAPDMDEVVKRMCLAAQKAGVGPMAAVAGAISEQAVMTMTKAGCKHCMVDNGGDIAMRTSKTVTVGLYAGEASPIYMALEVPPTRKLYGICTSSGTIGPSISLGRADLATVISNDVALADACATKLGNMISDDDVTTMDKALRGVLAIDGVLGALVMINGKMGMGGDVPRLVRCDIPEDRITKVRYER comes from the coding sequence ATGAGAAAGCACTTCGAGATCCGCGAGACCGCCGTGACCATCGAAGCGGCGGAAGAGTACCTATCCATGGCCGAGACGGCGATTATGGACGCCCGCCAGCAGGTCGAGGCCTACATCGCCAAGGACGAGTACTTCAAGACCACCTTCGATCCCTACCCCGTCGCTCCGGACATGGACGAAGTGGTCAAGCGCATGTGCCTGGCGGCCCAGAAGGCCGGTGTGGGGCCCATGGCCGCGGTGGCCGGGGCTATCAGCGAGCAGGCGGTGATGACCATGACCAAGGCCGGCTGCAAGCACTGCATGGTGGATAACGGTGGTGACATCGCCATGCGCACCTCCAAGACGGTGACCGTGGGGCTCTACGCCGGAGAGGCCTCGCCCATATACATGGCATTAGAGGTGCCGCCGACCAGGAAGCTGTACGGGATATGCACGTCCTCCGGCACCATCGGCCCTTCCATCTCCCTGGGACGGGCGGACTTGGCCACGGTCATCTCGAACGATGTGGCCCTGGCCGACGCCTGCGCCACGAAGTTGGGGAACATGATCTCCGATGACGACGTCACCACCATGGACAAGGCGCTCCGTGGGGTGCTGGCCATCGACGGCGTGTTGGGAGCGCTGGTCATGATCAACGGCAAGATGGGCATGGGCGGGGACGTTCCACGATTGGTCCGCTGCGACATTCCCGAAGACCGTATCACCAAGGTGCGCTACGAGCGCTGA
- the hisG gene encoding ATP phosphoribosyltransferase, translated as MTLRLAIPNKGRLSERSIEILKQAGLEIENGDERRLYANVKRQDLAVMFLRAQDIVKFVHKGAVDVGITGYDLVLESGLDVVVPYELNFGRCRLSVAVPEAMDVKRPEDLPDGLVVATSFPNMTRKYFEKLGKKVEIASIAGAAEIAPHLGVADIIVDLVSSGSTLKMNHLRELAVVAESQAVVIANRKAYESHEQQVQEIISAMLSVTEAENKQYLMADVPKTSLDEVRKSFPGIAGPTIMNIIGRDDVVAVHVVIDKTDAYDAIIKLKRMGATGILLTPIDRMVP; from the coding sequence ATGACACTCAGGCTGGCCATACCCAACAAAGGAAGGCTGAGCGAGAGGTCCATCGAGATCCTCAAGCAGGCTGGACTGGAGATAGAGAACGGGGACGAGCGCAGGCTGTACGCCAACGTCAAGCGCCAGGACCTGGCGGTAATGTTCCTCCGGGCCCAGGACATCGTCAAGTTCGTGCACAAGGGAGCGGTGGACGTGGGCATCACCGGCTACGACCTGGTGCTGGAGTCCGGCCTGGACGTCGTCGTGCCCTACGAGCTCAACTTCGGGCGCTGCCGTCTATCCGTGGCCGTCCCGGAGGCCATGGACGTCAAGCGCCCAGAGGACCTGCCCGACGGGCTGGTGGTGGCGACGTCGTTCCCCAACATGACCCGCAAGTACTTCGAGAAGCTGGGCAAGAAGGTGGAGATTGCCTCCATCGCCGGGGCGGCGGAGATCGCCCCGCACCTGGGCGTCGCCGATATAATCGTCGATCTGGTCTCCAGCGGTTCAACGTTAAAGATGAACCACCTGCGCGAGCTGGCGGTCGTCGCCGAATCACAAGCGGTCGTGATCGCCAACCGTAAAGCGTACGAGAGCCACGAGCAGCAGGTGCAGGAGATAATCTCCGCCATGCTGAGCGTCACCGAGGCGGAGAACAAACAGTATCTCATGGCCGACGTGCCGAAGACCTCGCTGGACGAGGTCCGCAAATCCTTCCCCGGTATCGCCGGCCCGACCATCATGAACATCATCGGCCGGGACGACGTCGTGGCCGTGCACGTGGTCATCGACAAGACGGACGCTTACGACGCCATCATCAAGCTCAAGCGCATGGGAGCGACAGGAATACTGCTCACGCCCATCGACCGCATGGTCCCCTGA
- the pheA gene encoding prephenate dehydratase has protein sequence MIVAFQGVKGAYSEDAVFSFDDSASTLECAEFVDLFEAVKSGKADLGMLPVENSIEGSVTAANDLLFQSDLKVVGEVMVRIRHCLIGHPDGSLKDVRRVYSHPQALAQCRDLLTSHPEWQKVPAFDTAGSVRMVKERGSKDEAAIASRRAASTYGMKVLLADVQSVQDNITRFFVLSKEKAGAKGNKTALAFTTKNQPGALFDCLKTFATNDVNITKLESRPWRGRTWEYVFYLDLDGDVKDEKVRMALEQLQESASCVRVFGSFLKASQP, from the coding sequence ATGATAGTGGCGTTCCAGGGAGTGAAAGGCGCTTACAGCGAGGACGCGGTGTTCTCTTTCGACGATAGCGCCAGCACCCTCGAGTGCGCCGAGTTCGTGGACCTGTTCGAGGCCGTGAAGAGCGGCAAGGCGGACCTGGGCATGTTGCCGGTGGAGAACTCCATCGAGGGCAGCGTGACCGCCGCGAACGATCTGCTGTTCCAGAGCGACCTGAAGGTCGTGGGGGAGGTCATGGTGCGCATCCGGCACTGCCTCATCGGTCATCCGGACGGTTCGTTGAAGGACGTGCGCCGGGTCTACAGCCACCCACAAGCTTTAGCGCAGTGCCGGGACCTGTTGACCTCGCATCCGGAGTGGCAGAAGGTGCCGGCGTTCGACACGGCCGGTTCGGTGCGCATGGTGAAGGAAAGGGGATCGAAGGACGAGGCGGCCATAGCCAGCCGCCGGGCCGCGTCCACCTACGGCATGAAGGTGCTTCTGGCGGATGTGCAGAGCGTGCAGGACAACATCACCCGCTTCTTCGTGCTGTCCAAGGAGAAGGCTGGCGCCAAGGGCAACAAGACCGCCCTGGCCTTCACCACCAAGAACCAGCCAGGGGCGCTCTTCGATTGCCTGAAGACTTTCGCCACCAACGACGTCAACATAACCAAGCTGGAGTCCCGCCCCTGGCGCGGACGCACTTGGGAGTACGTTTTCTATCTGGACCTGGACGGCGATGTCAAGGACGAGAAGGTGCGGATGGCGTTGGAACAGCTCCAGGAGAGCGCTTCCTGCGTCCGGGTCTTCGGCTCCTTCCTGAAGGCCAGCCAGCCTTGA
- the hisF gene encoding imidazole glycerol phosphate synthase subunit HisF, translating to MSLTKRIIPCLDVKDGAVVKGIKFLDLKDVGYPPELAEAYEKQGADEIVFLDISASAEGRRTLLGIVEETAKRLFVPLTVGGGIREKDDMRKALNAGADKVSVNTVAVQHPDLVSECAKDFGSQCVVVAIDAKRQGGSWTVYTHGGRKNANLDMVEWARRVEELGAGEILLTSMDADGTKDGYDIAMTRAVADAVDIPVIASGGCGSPQHILEVLKETKAAAALAASIFHYGQCTVGNVKQYLRENGVEVR from the coding sequence ATGAGCCTGACCAAACGGATAATCCCCTGCCTGGACGTGAAGGACGGGGCGGTGGTCAAAGGGATCAAGTTCCTGGACCTGAAGGACGTGGGGTACCCGCCGGAGCTTGCCGAAGCGTACGAGAAGCAGGGGGCGGACGAGATCGTCTTCCTGGACATCTCCGCCAGCGCCGAGGGGCGACGGACCTTGCTGGGCATCGTCGAGGAGACGGCCAAGCGCCTCTTCGTCCCGCTTACCGTGGGCGGTGGGATCCGGGAGAAGGACGACATGCGCAAGGCCCTCAACGCCGGCGCGGACAAGGTGTCCGTGAACACCGTCGCCGTGCAGCACCCCGACCTCGTTTCCGAGTGCGCCAAGGACTTCGGCTCGCAATGCGTCGTCGTGGCCATAGACGCCAAGCGCCAGGGGGGCTCCTGGACCGTGTACACGCACGGGGGGCGCAAGAACGCCAACCTGGACATGGTGGAATGGGCCCGCCGGGTGGAGGAGCTGGGGGCCGGGGAGATCCTGTTGACCAGCATGGACGCCGACGGCACTAAGGACGGTTACGATATTGCTATGACAAGGGCGGTGGCGGACGCGGTCGACATACCGGTCATCGCCTCCGGGGGCTGCGGCTCGCCGCAGCATATCCTGGAGGTTTTGAAAGAGACGAAGGCGGCGGCGGCGCTGGCAGCCTCCATATTCCACTACGGCCAGTGCACGGTGGGGAACGTGAAGCAATATCTCCGAGAGAATGGAGTTGAGGTTAGATGA
- the hisIE gene encoding bifunctional phosphoribosyl-AMP cyclohydrolase/phosphoribosyl-ATP diphosphatase HisIE: MSSPKFDANGLIPVIVQDHETNEVLMMAYANDEAYRQMLKTGRTHFYSRSRQAQWMKGETSGHVQDIVSIQLDCDNDTLLVRVKQTGVACHLERMSCFDEVVYGDLEGTMAVVPELIRIIRDRKAHPVEGSYTCKLLADEDKRLKKVVEEAAEVLLAAKNHQEKEEAWEVADLVYHLLVAMEGMEIKWEDVYRKLAERRK, from the coding sequence ATGAGCAGCCCGAAGTTCGATGCCAACGGACTGATACCGGTCATCGTCCAAGACCACGAGACCAACGAGGTGCTGATGATGGCCTACGCCAACGATGAAGCGTACCGCCAGATGCTGAAGACCGGGCGAACCCATTTCTACTCCCGGTCCCGGCAGGCCCAGTGGATGAAAGGCGAAACGTCCGGCCACGTGCAGGACATCGTCTCCATCCAGCTGGACTGCGACAATGATACCTTGCTCGTGCGGGTCAAGCAGACCGGGGTGGCCTGCCACCTGGAGCGCATGTCCTGCTTCGACGAGGTGGTGTACGGCGATCTCGAGGGCACCATGGCCGTGGTCCCCGAGCTCATACGGATCATCCGCGACCGCAAGGCCCACCCGGTGGAGGGCAGCTATACCTGCAAGCTCCTGGCGGACGAGGACAAGCGCCTGAAGAAGGTGGTGGAGGAAGCGGCGGAAGTGCTGCTAGCCGCCAAGAACCACCAAGAGAAGGAGGAGGCCTGGGAGGTCGCCGACCTGGTCTACCACCTGTTGGTGGCGATGGAAGGCATGGAGATAAAGTGGGAGGACGTCTATCGTAAACTGGCGGAGAGAAGAAAATGA
- a CDS encoding 1-(5-phosphoribosyl)-5-[(5-phosphoribosylamino)methylideneamino] imidazole-4-carboxamide isomerase yields MMVMPAVDILDHRVVQLVGGVPGTEQVVLPDPLTTAKDWEAQGAQRLHIIDLDSALGKGHNAQTIRRVIASVKMPVQVGGGIRSTEVAEYYLDCGADRVIVGTKGLQDPEWLRTMAGKYPKRVVLAMDMKGGKIQTHGWKADAGLDMETVFKEIESVPLAGVLFTNVDVEGQAQGIDEGAVRSFVSRCPHLTIVSGGVTDQRDVEALRRMGVLEAVVGLALYTGKLNHKVFRS; encoded by the coding sequence ATGATGGTCATGCCCGCGGTGGACATACTGGACCACCGTGTGGTGCAGCTGGTGGGCGGCGTCCCGGGCACGGAGCAGGTGGTGCTGCCCGACCCTTTGACCACGGCCAAGGACTGGGAGGCCCAAGGCGCCCAGCGGTTGCACATAATAGACCTGGACTCCGCCCTGGGGAAGGGGCACAACGCCCAGACCATCCGGAGGGTGATCGCTTCGGTGAAGATGCCGGTGCAGGTCGGCGGCGGCATCCGTTCGACAGAGGTGGCGGAGTATTACCTGGACTGCGGCGCGGACCGGGTCATCGTGGGCACCAAGGGACTGCAGGACCCTGAGTGGCTGAGGACCATGGCTGGTAAGTACCCCAAGAGGGTGGTCCTGGCCATGGACATGAAGGGCGGGAAGATCCAGACGCACGGCTGGAAGGCCGATGCCGGACTGGACATGGAGACCGTGTTCAAGGAGATCGAGAGCGTTCCCTTGGCCGGCGTCCTGTTCACCAACGTGGACGTGGAGGGGCAAGCCCAAGGCATAGACGAAGGGGCGGTGCGCTCCTTCGTGTCCAGATGCCCGCACCTGACCATCGTCTCCGGCGGCGTCACCGACCAGAGGGACGTCGAGGCCCTGCGGCGAATGGGCGTCCTGGAGGCGGTGGTGGGATTAGCGCTTTATACTGGAAAATTGAATCATAAAGTATTTCGGAGCTGA
- a CDS encoding aspartate kinase: MPHLKVLKFGGSSLKTGESMRQVAGIIMVEKEKKVVVLSAVSGVTEMLVQFISRTRTEEDVDDFMKAITKLHTDLVKEALSSEKCQAQAMEELVAKLVKLERMLYGSSYIEEVNPRIRDYVQCFGERLSVIVVSALLNEMGMKARAMDADELGIITDGEYGTATVNLEATRSTIRPKLMKIMHDGVTPVVTGFFGRAPEGSVTVFGRNGSDYSAAAVANAMGASVLEIWKDVDGFMSVDPKIVPSARPIPQLTYDEAAELAYFGAKIVHPMTMEPARSGNIEIRVKNVFRPEASGTAIKGVENVEKSIKSISCMKNLSLVKVFGENTGYKLGVLADVASSLRQAEINIYSVVTSLTCIALLVDKKDVAKAQKVLTEGGATRIETHTDFALMCIVGEGLGHHTGLASRVFKAVAKESVNVGLISAGASLVAFHFTVDEADLEKATKAVHEELFGC, from the coding sequence GTGCCGCACCTGAAGGTACTGAAGTTCGGCGGTTCCTCGCTGAAGACCGGGGAGTCCATGCGCCAGGTGGCTGGCATCATTATGGTCGAGAAGGAGAAGAAGGTCGTGGTCCTCAGCGCCGTCTCCGGCGTTACCGAGATGCTGGTCCAGTTCATCTCCCGCACCCGGACCGAGGAGGATGTGGACGACTTCATGAAGGCCATCACCAAATTGCACACCGACCTGGTCAAGGAGGCCTTATCCTCGGAAAAGTGCCAGGCCCAGGCCATGGAGGAGCTGGTGGCGAAACTGGTCAAACTGGAGCGCATGCTCTACGGTTCCAGTTACATCGAAGAGGTCAATCCCCGCATCCGGGACTACGTGCAGTGCTTCGGGGAGCGCCTCTCCGTGATCGTCGTCTCCGCCCTGCTCAACGAGATGGGCATGAAGGCGCGGGCAATGGACGCTGACGAGCTGGGCATAATCACCGACGGCGAGTACGGGACGGCCACGGTGAACCTGGAGGCCACCCGCTCCACTATCCGCCCCAAATTGATGAAGATCATGCACGATGGCGTCACCCCGGTGGTCACCGGGTTCTTCGGACGAGCGCCGGAGGGCAGCGTCACCGTATTCGGGCGCAACGGCAGCGATTACAGTGCGGCCGCCGTGGCCAACGCCATGGGCGCCTCGGTCCTCGAGATATGGAAGGACGTGGACGGGTTCATGAGCGTGGACCCCAAGATCGTTCCGTCCGCCAGGCCGATCCCACAGCTGACCTACGACGAGGCGGCCGAGCTGGCGTACTTCGGAGCTAAAATCGTCCATCCCATGACCATGGAACCGGCGCGTTCCGGCAATATCGAGATCCGGGTAAAGAACGTCTTTCGCCCGGAGGCCTCGGGGACGGCCATCAAGGGGGTGGAGAACGTGGAGAAGAGCATCAAGTCCATCTCCTGCATGAAGAACCTCTCCCTGGTGAAGGTGTTCGGGGAGAACACCGGCTACAAGCTGGGAGTGCTGGCCGATGTGGCGTCGTCGCTGCGCCAGGCGGAGATCAACATCTACAGCGTGGTGACGTCGCTGACCTGCATCGCGCTGCTGGTGGACAAGAAGGACGTGGCCAAGGCCCAGAAGGTACTGACGGAGGGCGGCGCCACCAGGATAGAGACGCACACCGACTTCGCCCTGATGTGCATCGTGGGCGAGGGACTGGGCCACCACACGGGGCTGGCGTCCCGGGTGTTCAAGGCGGTGGCGAAGGAAAGTGTGAACGTCGGGCTGATATCCGCAGGCGCATCGCTCGTGGCCTTCCATTTCACGGTGGACGAGGCCGACCTGGAGAAGGCCACCAAGGCCGTTCACGAGGAGCTGTTCGGGTGCTGA